In a genomic window of Mucilaginibacter sp. KACC 22063:
- a CDS encoding Gfo/Idh/MocA family protein → MNNKPEEKEQKGVSRRDFIKSSSLAAAGFMIVPRYVLGGKGYTAPSDKLMIAGIGAGGKGESDIANFYKSGKAEIAYLCDVDDRRAANSVKNFPKAKYYKDWRELFDKEHKHIDAVSVSTPDHNHAIITYHAMQLGKHVYVQKPLTHDIYEARMLTEAAKKYKVVTQMGNQGASNDGTRLLSEWYDAGLIGDVHTIYCWTNRPVWPQGIQWPTTKAEVPKELDWDLWLGTAPYKDYVDKLVPFNWRGWWDYGTGALGDMGCHLIEAPFRALGLQYVKSVQASVGSVYVDEFKKGVFPESCPPSSHITLTFPKTAKTQGDVTLHWMDGGIQPERPDELGPNEKWGGEEGNGTLFIGTKGKMYASTYSSAPTLLPKSLTAQAHAPQKWARVPGGADGHYGQWVEACLAGYGKKEVSSPFEVAGPLTEALLMANLAVRGHDLPGGQIKYEWDNSAMKVSNFDAVNKYVKREYRQGWNLMKA, encoded by the coding sequence ATGAATAACAAACCCGAAGAGAAAGAACAGAAGGGCGTTTCCAGGCGCGACTTTATTAAAAGCAGTTCATTAGCAGCTGCCGGTTTTATGATTGTTCCGCGTTACGTATTAGGCGGAAAAGGATATACGGCACCAAGCGATAAGCTAATGATTGCCGGTATTGGAGCCGGTGGTAAAGGCGAAAGCGACATTGCCAACTTTTATAAAAGTGGTAAGGCAGAAATTGCTTACCTGTGCGATGTTGACGACCGCCGCGCGGCAAATTCTGTTAAAAACTTCCCTAAAGCAAAATATTATAAAGACTGGCGCGAACTGTTCGACAAAGAACACAAGCATATTGATGCCGTTTCTGTATCAACGCCAGATCATAACCACGCCATTATTACTTATCATGCCATGCAGTTAGGCAAGCACGTTTATGTGCAAAAACCGCTTACGCATGATATTTATGAAGCGCGTATGCTTACCGAAGCTGCCAAAAAGTATAAGGTAGTAACCCAAATGGGTAACCAGGGTGCATCAAATGATGGTACACGCTTACTTTCTGAGTGGTACGATGCTGGTTTAATCGGTGATGTGCATACCATTTATTGCTGGACCAACCGCCCGGTATGGCCGCAAGGCATACAATGGCCAACTACCAAAGCCGAAGTTCCGAAAGAATTAGACTGGGATCTGTGGTTAGGTACAGCGCCTTACAAAGATTACGTAGATAAACTGGTTCCGTTCAACTGGCGTGGCTGGTGGGATTATGGTACCGGCGCCTTGGGCGATATGGGTTGCCACTTAATTGAGGCTCCGTTCCGTGCGCTTGGTTTGCAATACGTGAAAAGCGTACAGGCAAGTGTTGGTAGTGTTTATGTTGACGAATTTAAGAAAGGCGTTTTCCCTGAAAGCTGCCCGCCATCAAGCCACATTACGCTTACCTTCCCTAAAACTGCTAAAACACAAGGCGACGTTACCCTGCACTGGATGGACGGTGGTATACAGCCTGAAAGACCGGATGAGCTTGGCCCTAACGAAAAATGGGGTGGCGAAGAAGGTAACGGTACATTATTTATCGGTACCAAAGGCAAAATGTACGCAAGTACTTATTCATCAGCGCCAACTCTATTACCAAAATCACTGACCGCACAGGCTCATGCGCCGCAGAAATGGGCACGTGTACCAGGTGGTGCCGATGGCCACTATGGCCAATGGGTTGAGGCTTGTTTAGCAGGATATGGTAAAAAAGAAGTAAGTTCACCATTTGAAGTAGCTGGTCCGTTAACCGAGGCATTATTAATGGCTAACCTTGCTGTAAGGGGCCACGATTTGCCAGGCGGACAGATCAAATACGAATGGGATAATTCAGCCATGAAGGTATCTAACTTTGATGCGGTTAATAAATACGTTAAACGTGAGTACCGCCAGGGCTGGAACCTGATGAAAGCTTAA
- a CDS encoding Gfo/Idh/MocA family protein: MKLRLGMIGGGQGAFIGAVHRIAARIDDQYELVCGAFSSDSAKAKASGIALGLDESRIYGSYKDLIEKERQLPEDQRVQVISIVTPNHVHFEPSKLALENGFHVVLDKPMTFSLDEAKELKKVVESTGNKFCLTHTYTGYPMVKEAKQLIKSGKLGKIRKVYVQYPQGWLSTFLEGEDNKQASWRTDPGKSGIAGAMGDIGTHAFNLAEYITGLKVSHLCADINVVVEGRKLDDDGAVLLKFENGASGVLIATQVAAGAENNVNISVYGEKGGLEWQQVDANSLIVRWPDKPAEIYRTGGGYTSSYAQHNTRTPAGHPEGYLEAFANLYRNFALTVKAGLEGQEAAPEALDYPGVEDGVRGMAFTENVIASGKSDQKWTPFTI, translated from the coding sequence ATGAAACTAAGACTTGGAATGATTGGCGGCGGTCAGGGAGCCTTTATTGGCGCCGTGCACCGCATTGCCGCACGTATAGATGATCAATATGAATTAGTTTGCGGTGCTTTCAGCAGTGATTCTGCAAAAGCCAAAGCCAGCGGTATTGCGCTTGGCCTGGATGAAAGCCGCATTTATGGTTCGTACAAAGATCTCATCGAAAAGGAAAGACAACTACCCGAAGATCAGCGCGTACAGGTGATCAGTATTGTAACACCAAACCACGTACATTTTGAACCTTCAAAACTTGCACTCGAGAATGGGTTCCATGTAGTGCTGGACAAGCCAATGACCTTCTCGCTTGATGAAGCTAAAGAGCTTAAAAAAGTTGTAGAAAGCACAGGCAACAAATTCTGCCTTACGCATACTTACACCGGTTACCCAATGGTAAAAGAGGCTAAACAGCTGATTAAATCTGGTAAGCTGGGTAAAATCCGTAAGGTGTATGTGCAGTATCCGCAAGGCTGGTTGAGCACTTTCCTGGAGGGTGAAGACAACAAGCAGGCTTCATGGCGCACAGATCCGGGTAAAAGCGGTATTGCAGGCGCTATGGGTGATATTGGCACGCATGCTTTTAATCTTGCTGAATACATTACCGGATTAAAAGTTTCGCATTTATGTGCGGATATCAATGTTGTGGTTGAAGGGCGTAAGTTGGATGATGATGGCGCTGTGCTGCTGAAATTTGAAAACGGTGCAAGCGGTGTTTTAATTGCAACACAGGTTGCTGCCGGTGCCGAAAACAACGTAAACATCAGTGTTTATGGTGAAAAAGGCGGTTTAGAGTGGCAGCAGGTTGATGCTAATTCATTAATTGTTCGCTGGCCTGATAAACCTGCTGAGATTTACCGCACAGGCGGCGGTTATACCAGCAGCTATGCACAGCACAATACACGTACACCAGCTGGTCATCCAGAGGGTTATCTGGAAGCGTTTGCAAATCTTTACCGCAATTTTGCCTTAACCGTTAAGGCGGGGCTGGAAGGACAAGAAGCCGCTCCGGAAGCATTGGATTATCCGGGCGTGGAAGATGGCGTGCGTGGCATGGCATTTACTGAAAATGTAATAGCTTCGGGTAAGTCTGACCAAAAATGGACACCATTTACAATTTAA
- the glgX gene encoding glycogen debranching protein GlgX, whose product MDIKNQPGDPFPLGATYKNNGVNFAIYAYNATKVEVCLFKTPKDEIEYTKIEMHERTHEIWHTFVPDLQPGQLYGYRVYGPYEPENGHRFNPNKLLIDPYAKAIAGPIEWHDSLFGYKMGDEQEDLSFSETDSAAYLPKSVVVDCNFDWQGDKPLRTPYTDTIIYEAHVKGFTQLHPDIPEEIRGTYAGISHPVTINYLKELGITAIELMPVQHFLADRHLKENGLTNYWGYNTIGYFAPEVKYASKGVMGEQVIEFKEMVRELHKAGIEVILDVVYNHTAEGNQMGPTISFRGVDNQGYYRLMEDNPRFYMDYTGTGNTLNAYLPSVLRLIMDSLRYWVTEMHVDGFRFDLAATLARELHEVNRLSAFFDIIHQDPIISQVKLIAEPWDIGEGGYQVGKFPAGWGEWNGKYRDCVRDYWRGADSTLAEFASRFTGSADLYQEDYRRPTASVNFITAHDGFTLNDLVSYNEKHNDANGEDNNDGESHNRSWNCGAEGPTDDNMINELRERQKRNFLTTLFLSQGVPMLVMGDEISRTQQGNNNAYCQDNEISWVDWEKADTDLLDFTRKLIKLRKEHPSFGRRRWFKGEPVKPGEVEDIAWFLPEGEQMSEENWGHDFAKSLGVFINGRALRTRHRDGTNVIDDNFYVIFNAHHEPLEYKLPSSDYAKDWQVVLDTCGNYIKDTDKYNSGDTIKVDGRSVVALHHPIVY is encoded by the coding sequence ATGGATATAAAGAATCAACCTGGAGACCCGTTCCCACTCGGTGCTACATATAAAAATAACGGAGTAAATTTTGCAATTTATGCTTACAACGCTACAAAAGTTGAGGTTTGTTTATTTAAAACACCTAAAGACGAAATAGAATATACTAAAATTGAGATGCACGAACGTACGCACGAGATATGGCATACCTTCGTGCCTGACCTTCAACCCGGGCAATTATATGGTTATCGCGTATATGGCCCATACGAACCGGAAAATGGGCACCGCTTTAATCCTAACAAATTACTGATAGACCCTTATGCCAAAGCCATTGCCGGCCCTATTGAATGGCACGACTCGCTGTTTGGCTATAAAATGGGCGACGAGCAGGAAGACCTGAGCTTCAGCGAAACTGACAGTGCGGCTTATTTACCAAAAAGCGTAGTGGTAGATTGTAATTTCGACTGGCAAGGTGATAAGCCTTTGCGTACTCCATATACTGATACTATCATTTATGAGGCGCACGTGAAAGGTTTCACACAATTGCATCCGGATATCCCGGAAGAGATACGCGGTACTTATGCAGGTATCAGCCACCCGGTAACTATTAATTACTTAAAAGAATTAGGCATCACAGCCATTGAGCTGATGCCTGTACAGCATTTCCTTGCCGACAGGCACCTGAAAGAAAACGGCCTTACCAATTATTGGGGATATAATACCATTGGTTACTTTGCCCCTGAAGTAAAATACGCTTCAAAAGGCGTAATGGGTGAGCAAGTGATCGAATTTAAAGAGATGGTACGCGAACTGCACAAAGCAGGCATCGAGGTAATATTAGACGTTGTTTACAACCACACGGCCGAAGGCAACCAGATGGGGCCAACCATTTCATTCCGTGGTGTTGATAATCAAGGCTATTACCGCCTTATGGAAGATAATCCGCGCTTTTATATGGATTATACCGGTACCGGTAATACGTTAAATGCTTATTTGCCAAGTGTACTGCGTTTAATCATGGACAGCTTGCGTTACTGGGTTACAGAAATGCACGTGGATGGTTTCCGCTTTGACCTTGCAGCTACCCTTGCACGTGAACTACATGAAGTAAACCGATTGAGCGCATTTTTCGATATTATTCACCAGGATCCGATCATATCACAGGTTAAACTGATTGCAGAGCCTTGGGATATTGGCGAAGGTGGCTACCAGGTAGGTAAATTCCCTGCAGGCTGGGGCGAATGGAATGGCAAATACCGTGATTGCGTTCGCGATTACTGGCGCGGTGCCGACAGTACGTTAGCTGAGTTTGCATCACGTTTTACAGGTAGTGCTGACCTTTATCAGGAAGATTACCGCCGCCCTACGGCCAGCGTTAACTTTATTACCGCTCATGATGGTTTTACACTTAATGACCTGGTGAGCTATAATGAAAAGCACAACGATGCCAACGGTGAAGATAATAATGACGGTGAAAGCCACAACCGCTCATGGAACTGCGGAGCCGAAGGTCCAACCGATGATAACATGATCAATGAACTGCGCGAAAGGCAAAAACGTAATTTCCTGACTACGCTTTTCTTATCGCAGGGCGTACCGATGCTGGTAATGGGCGACGAGATCAGTCGTACACAACAAGGTAATAACAATGCCTATTGCCAGGATAATGAAATATCATGGGTTGACTGGGAGAAGGCAGATACCGATCTTTTAGACTTTACCCGTAAGCTAATAAAATTACGCAAAGAACACCCTTCCTTTGGCCGCCGCCGCTGGTTTAAAGGCGAACCTGTTAAACCAGGGGAGGTTGAAGATATTGCCTGGTTCCTGCCTGAAGGCGAACAAATGAGCGAAGAAAACTGGGGTCATGATTTTGCCAAATCACTTGGTGTGTTTATCAATGGCCGTGCATTGCGCACACGTCACCGCGATGGCACCAATGTAATTGACGACAACTTTTATGTGATCTTTAATGCACACCACGAACCTTTGGAATATAAGCTTCCATCTTCAGATTACGCGAAGGACTGGCAGGTAGTACTGGATACTTGTGGTAACTATATAAAGGATACAGATAAATATAATTCAGGCGATACAATTAAAGTGGATGGCCGCTCTGTGGTGGCATTACATCACCCGATAGTGTATTAG
- a CDS encoding GMC oxidoreductase — translation MANLNIDAAKQHTFDAIVIGSGMSGGWAAKELTEKGLNTLMLERGRDVKHLKDYPTTNMYPWEFEHRGQMPYDVQQENPIVNRCYAFHEDAAHFFVKDKEHPYVQDKPFDWIRGYQVGGKSLLWARQTQRWSDFDFEGPARDGFAVDWPIRYKDLAPWYSYVEKFAGIAGNKDGLDNLPDGEFLPGFPLNDVETYFSNFVSKNYTGRNVISARCAHLSKPNQIHFDQGRAQCQKRVLCQRGCPFGGYFSANASTIPWALRTGKLTLRPHSVVQEIIFDDKQNKATGVRIMDTQTRQVIEYFAKIIFVNAAAMNTNLVLLNSKSQRFPNGLGNDSGVLGKYVAFHNYRARVWGEYDGFMDWTTDGRNPAGGGYIPRFRNVHKQETNFLRGYAAGFSAYRHFENNLTGVGTTLKNNILHPSYSNWKVGSHMMGETIPKETSTLTLDTTKKDEWGVPQLKFNIGYDDNDEKMIKDYIEQITDMFTKAGFKNIQSIDSKQAPGLDIHEMGGVRMGNDPKTSILNKWNQMHLVDNVFVTDGACMTSTSTQNPSLTYMALTARAVDYAVGQMKKGDIA, via the coding sequence ATGGCTAATTTAAATATAGACGCAGCCAAACAACATACCTTTGATGCTATAGTTATAGGCTCGGGCATGAGTGGGGGCTGGGCTGCTAAAGAACTTACTGAAAAAGGGCTTAACACGTTAATGCTTGAGCGCGGTCGCGATGTAAAGCATTTAAAAGATTACCCTACCACCAATATGTACCCGTGGGAGTTTGAACACCGCGGGCAAATGCCTTATGATGTTCAGCAGGAAAACCCTATTGTAAACCGCTGTTACGCTTTTCATGAGGATGCTGCGCATTTCTTTGTAAAAGACAAAGAACACCCTTACGTACAGGATAAACCTTTCGACTGGATTCGAGGCTACCAGGTAGGTGGTAAATCGTTATTGTGGGCACGGCAGACACAGCGCTGGAGCGATTTTGATTTTGAAGGCCCCGCCCGTGATGGCTTTGCTGTCGACTGGCCAATTCGCTATAAAGACCTTGCACCTTGGTACAGTTATGTAGAAAAGTTTGCAGGCATTGCAGGTAACAAGGACGGGTTGGATAATTTGCCTGACGGTGAATTTTTGCCTGGTTTCCCGTTAAATGACGTAGAAACTTACTTCAGCAATTTTGTAAGTAAAAACTATACAGGCCGCAATGTGATCAGTGCGCGTTGTGCGCATTTATCAAAGCCTAATCAAATACATTTTGACCAGGGCAGGGCACAATGCCAGAAACGGGTACTTTGCCAACGTGGTTGTCCGTTTGGCGGATACTTTAGCGCCAATGCATCAACTATTCCGTGGGCATTGCGTACCGGCAAACTTACGTTAAGGCCGCATTCAGTTGTACAGGAAATTATCTTCGACGATAAACAGAATAAGGCTACCGGTGTGCGTATTATGGATACGCAAACTAGGCAGGTGATCGAATATTTTGCGAAGATCATATTTGTTAATGCAGCAGCCATGAATACCAACCTGGTGTTGCTTAATTCAAAGTCGCAGCGCTTCCCTAATGGCTTGGGTAATGATAGCGGTGTTTTAGGTAAATACGTTGCTTTCCACAATTACAGGGCGCGTGTTTGGGGTGAATATGATGGTTTTATGGACTGGACTACCGACGGCCGCAATCCGGCAGGTGGTGGCTATATTCCACGATTCAGGAACGTACATAAACAGGAAACTAACTTTTTGCGTGGCTATGCTGCAGGTTTCAGTGCATACCGCCATTTCGAAAACAACCTTACAGGCGTTGGTACAACATTAAAAAATAACATCCTGCATCCATCTTACAGTAACTGGAAAGTAGGCTCGCACATGATGGGCGAAACCATCCCTAAAGAGACCAGCACACTTACGCTTGATACCACTAAAAAAGATGAGTGGGGAGTGCCACAGCTCAAATTCAACATCGGTTATGATGATAACGATGAGAAGATGATCAAGGATTATATTGAGCAAATAACGGACATGTTCACTAAGGCAGGTTTCAAAAATATTCAGTCGATAGACAGCAAGCAGGCGCCGGGTCTGGATATCCATGAAATGGGTGGTGTGCGTATGGGTAATGATCCAAAAACATCTATTTTAAACAAGTGGAACCAGATGCATTTGGTAGATAACGTATTTGTTACAGATGGCGCGTGTATGACATCTACATCCACACAAAATCCGTCATTAACTTATATGGCGCTTACAGCCAGGGCGGTAGATTATGCAGTAGGCCAAATGAAAAAGGGCGATATTGCTTAG
- a CDS encoding gluconate 2-dehydrogenase subunit 3 family protein, which yields MNRRQAIERVAWILGGTVIGTEFFISGCKPTASKVDDLFDEKNVAFMDEVAETILPRTSTPGAKDAKVGQFMAVMVRDCYTKEDQKVFIDGLGKLDDASQKLIKAKFMDASPEERVKVLAALDKEQMEYSKTKKKEDPNHYYRMIKELTLLGYFTSEPGCTKAMRYLPVPGKFDGNYPYKKGDKAWALA from the coding sequence ATGAATAGAAGACAAGCTATTGAAAGAGTTGCCTGGATACTGGGCGGCACTGTTATCGGCACAGAGTTCTTTATCTCTGGCTGTAAACCAACTGCCAGCAAAGTAGACGACCTTTTCGACGAAAAAAACGTTGCCTTTATGGATGAAGTAGCTGAAACCATTTTACCACGTACCAGCACACCAGGCGCTAAAGACGCTAAAGTGGGCCAGTTTATGGCGGTAATGGTTCGCGACTGCTACACCAAAGAAGATCAGAAAGTATTTATTGACGGTTTAGGTAAATTGGATGATGCCAGTCAGAAACTGATTAAGGCTAAATTTATGGATGCCAGCCCTGAAGAACGCGTTAAAGTTTTAGCCGCGCTTGATAAGGAGCAAATGGAGTATTCTAAAACTAAGAAGAAAGAAGACCCTAACCATTATTACCGCATGATTAAAGAGCTTACGCTGCTAGGGTATTTTACCTCAGAGCCAGGCTGTACAAAAGCTATGCGTTACTTGCCTGTACCGGGTAAGTTTGATGGTAACTATCCTTACAAAAAGGGGGATAAAGCCTGGGCTTTGGCTTAA
- a CDS encoding gluconate 2-dehydrogenase subunit 3 family protein, which yields MDRRTAITNLALIIGGAALLPSCMQDHGKASIALKKISINGDQEKLLADISETIIPKTDTPGAKDLNLHLFVMKMVDDCFSPDDQKAFTNGLDRFAKDAEAKYNKPFGQCTQVQRENILNELDHKLVEQRKQDKKVNGGSSPTPPQDDVLAFYNLVKSQTIFGYTYSKYFMTKQIVYELVPGRYNPHYPVKDIKVLQHG from the coding sequence ATGGATAGGCGTACTGCAATAACAAATCTGGCTTTAATTATCGGTGGAGCGGCCTTGCTGCCATCCTGTATGCAGGATCACGGAAAGGCTTCGATAGCACTTAAAAAGATTAGCATTAATGGTGATCAGGAAAAATTGCTTGCCGATATTTCAGAGACCATCATTCCTAAAACTGATACCCCGGGTGCAAAGGATCTTAACCTGCATTTGTTTGTAATGAAGATGGTGGACGATTGTTTCAGCCCTGATGACCAAAAGGCATTTACAAATGGGCTTGACCGTTTTGCTAAAGATGCCGAGGCTAAATACAATAAGCCATTTGGCCAATGCACTCAGGTACAGCGCGAGAATATCCTGAACGAGTTAGACCATAAGCTGGTTGAACAGCGCAAGCAGGATAAAAAAGTAAATGGCGGTTCATCACCAACGCCTCCGCAGGATGATGTGCTGGCATTTTATAACCTTGTTAAAAGCCAGACCATTTTTGGATATACTTATTCAAAGTATTTTATGACGAAGCAAATTGTTTATGAACTGGTGCCCGGCAGGTATAATCCACATTATCCGGTAAAAGATATAAAGGTATTACAACATGGCTAA
- a CDS encoding GMC oxidoreductase, translating into MAANTYDAIVVGSGISGGWAAKELTEKGLKTLVLERGKNIEHIKDYVNANKAPWEFPHRGGRTQQMIEDHPVLKRDYVLTEVNLDYWVNEKESPYVEAKPFDWFRGYHVGGRSLMWGRQSYRWHNSDFEANLRDGIAVDWPIRYADLAPWYSYAEKFAGISGNRDGVPILPDGDFMPAMEMNVVEKDVAARIKAHYKNNRHMIIGRTANITVPHEGRTNCQYRNKCWLGCPFGAYFSTQSATLPAAVKTGNLTLRPFSIVTKVLYDKDTKKAKGVEVLDAETNKTYEYYAKVIFLNASTINTAWILMNSATDIWPGGLGSSSGELGHNIMDHHLGVGASGDVEGYEDKYMYGRRANGIYIPRFANLEGDKKRDYIRGFGYQGSAGRERWSRDIPELNLGGAFKDALAEPGAWTMGMGGFGETLPYHENRMYLDKTKKDKWGLPVPVIDAVVRDNENKMRIDMANEAVEMLEAAGVKNVKSFTSEPVLGKGIHEMGTARMGHDPKTSVLNKWNQVWDAQNVFVTDGSAMTSAACQNPSLTYMALTARAVDYAVSELKKMNI; encoded by the coding sequence ATGGCAGCTAATACTTATGATGCAATAGTTGTTGGCTCTGGTATATCCGGGGGTTGGGCAGCTAAAGAATTAACCGAAAAAGGGTTAAAAACACTTGTACTTGAACGCGGCAAAAACATTGAGCACATTAAAGATTATGTGAACGCCAATAAAGCGCCTTGGGAGTTCCCACACCGCGGCGGCCGTACCCAACAGATGATCGAAGATCATCCTGTATTAAAACGCGATTATGTGCTAACCGAAGTTAACCTTGATTATTGGGTTAACGAAAAAGAAAGCCCATATGTGGAAGCTAAGCCATTTGATTGGTTTCGTGGTTACCATGTTGGTGGCCGCTCGTTAATGTGGGGCCGTCAGTCATACCGCTGGCACAACAGCGATTTTGAAGCTAACCTTAGAGATGGTATCGCAGTTGACTGGCCTATCCGTTATGCCGACCTTGCGCCATGGTATAGCTATGCAGAGAAATTTGCAGGTATCTCTGGTAACCGTGATGGTGTGCCTATTTTACCTGATGGTGATTTTATGCCGGCCATGGAAATGAACGTGGTTGAAAAGGATGTAGCAGCCCGTATAAAAGCGCACTACAAAAACAACCGCCACATGATCATCGGCCGTACGGCAAACATTACAGTTCCGCATGAGGGCCGTACCAATTGCCAATACCGTAACAAATGCTGGTTAGGCTGTCCGTTCGGTGCCTACTTCAGTACGCAATCGGCTACATTGCCTGCAGCAGTTAAAACCGGTAACTTAACCTTACGTCCGTTTAGCATTGTTACCAAAGTACTTTACGATAAAGACACCAAAAAAGCAAAAGGGGTAGAGGTACTTGATGCAGAAACCAACAAAACTTACGAGTACTATGCAAAAGTGATCTTCCTTAATGCATCTACCATTAATACAGCATGGATATTAATGAATTCTGCTACTGATATCTGGCCAGGTGGCTTGGGCAGCAGCAGCGGCGAGTTAGGCCACAACATTATGGACCACCACTTAGGGGTAGGCGCGTCAGGTGATGTGGAAGGCTATGAAGATAAATACATGTATGGCCGCCGTGCTAATGGTATATATATTCCTCGTTTTGCTAACCTTGAAGGTGATAAAAAACGCGATTACATACGTGGTTTTGGTTACCAGGGAAGTGCAGGCCGCGAGCGCTGGAGCCGCGATATTCCTGAATTAAACCTGGGAGGTGCATTTAAAGATGCGCTTGCAGAGCCTGGCGCATGGACTATGGGTATGGGTGGCTTTGGTGAAACTTTACCTTACCACGAAAACCGCATGTATCTTGATAAAACCAAGAAAGACAAATGGGGCTTACCTGTTCCGGTTATTGATGCCGTGGTACGCGATAACGAAAATAAAATGCGTATTGATATGGCTAACGAAGCCGTTGAAATGCTGGAAGCAGCAGGCGTTAAAAACGTGAAGTCGTTTACAAGCGAGCCGGTACTTGGTAAAGGTATCCATGAAATGGGTACTGCACGTATGGGCCACGATCCTAAAACATCGGTACTTAACAAATGGAACCAGGTTTGGGATGCACAAAACGTATTCGTTACCGATGGTTCTGCAATGACATCGGCAGCATGCCAAAACCCTTCTTTAACTTATATGGCTTTAACTGCCCGTGCGGTTGACTATGCGGTAAGCGAGTTAAAGAAAATGAATATCTAA
- a CDS encoding sugar phosphate isomerase/epimerase family protein produces the protein MVTIKGPALFIAQFIGDKAPFNDLKAIAEWAGSLGFKGLQLPTGDPRFIDLQKAAESKTYADEVKGIVNEAGLEITELSTHIQGQLVAVNPVYDDLFDGFAPEAYRKNPKARQEWAVQQVKYAAKASQNLGLPASVTFSGAFAWPFMYPWPQRPAGMVQTAFEELARRWMPILDYYEECGIDLCYEIHAGEDLHDGTTYEMFLEKVNNHKRANLLYDPSHFILQCLDYLEYIDIYHERIKMMHVKDAEFNPTGRQGVYGGYQNWIDRAGRFRSLGDGQVDFKSIFSKLAQYDFPGWAVLEWECALKHPEDGAREGAQFIKDHIIHVTDRVFDDFAASGIDASLNKKILGI, from the coding sequence ATGGTTACAATAAAAGGACCTGCATTATTTATAGCACAATTTATTGGCGATAAAGCGCCTTTTAATGATTTAAAGGCTATCGCAGAGTGGGCGGGAAGCCTTGGTTTTAAAGGCCTGCAGCTGCCAACCGGAGATCCGCGGTTTATTGATCTGCAAAAAGCTGCCGAAAGCAAAACTTATGCTGATGAAGTAAAAGGCATCGTAAATGAAGCGGGTTTAGAAATTACCGAACTATCTACCCACATCCAGGGCCAGCTGGTAGCTGTAAACCCGGTATATGATGATCTGTTCGATGGTTTTGCACCAGAAGCCTATCGTAAAAACCCGAAAGCACGCCAGGAGTGGGCTGTACAGCAGGTTAAGTATGCTGCAAAAGCTTCACAAAACTTAGGTTTGCCTGCCAGTGTAACATTTAGCGGTGCCTTTGCATGGCCGTTTATGTATCCGTGGCCGCAACGCCCTGCCGGTATGGTGCAAACTGCTTTTGAAGAACTTGCCCGCCGCTGGATGCCGATTTTGGATTATTACGAAGAATGCGGTATTGACCTTTGCTATGAAATACATGCCGGTGAAGACCTGCATGATGGTACAACGTATGAGATGTTCCTTGAAAAGGTAAACAATCATAAACGTGCCAACCTGCTTTATGATCCTTCGCACTTTATATTGCAGTGCCTTGATTACCTGGAGTACATCGATATTTACCACGAGCGCATTAAAATGATGCACGTTAAGGATGCCGAATTTAATCCGACCGGTCGACAGGGCGTTTACGGCGGTTACCAGAACTGGATTGACCGTGCCGGCCGTTTCAGATCTTTAGGAGATGGACAGGTTGATTTTAAATCAATTTTTAGCAAATTAGCGCAATATGATTTTCCGGGATGGGCGGTATTAGAATGGGAGTGTGCCCTTAAACATCCGGAAGATGGTGCCCGCGAAGGTGCGCAATTTATAAAAGATCACATTATACACGTTACAGACCGTGTTTTTGATGATTTTGCAGCATCAGGAATAGACGCATCGCTGAACAAAAAAATATTAGGAATATAA